A genomic window from Gossypium hirsutum isolate 1008001.06 chromosome D12, Gossypium_hirsutum_v2.1, whole genome shotgun sequence includes:
- the LOC121224427 gene encoding uncharacterized protein, which produces MALLSFSRSFTLLSSPFHFFSPRSIRRRRSFVCSLSAATDVRSRSAVLWFKHDLRLDDHPALSAAETHRFVLPLYVFDRRILSRYSDDMLELLLFALEDLRKSLKEQGSNLMIRYGCAENVIKELVKEVKATDVFIEEEVEYEMRQLIGVVKKTLETSSSLDWNLDIVMWRTPFYDVKNLKELPASYNDFKKQKLIPTSPLFPVTLPVAETELDWGPLPTFSDLKEFIKEKLGKSKESWNLMKEMPAEVLLKENLSKSSGTIPKSLNDKSIEQRRLDKSVFVTRKGDVVGGGTNTLLNALAAYLRYLEGTARDDWQEVHERLRNAETREGASFTSLFGPALCLGIISRRRVHYEAIKYEKERNAGFLSPFGYSAASVAAAADAVCSMEWFWLLALKSQVSNEGLYSIRIWRWRGHLIQYTVVGLEGPAILLVHGFGAFLEHYRDNINAIAKHGNHVWGITLLGFGQSEKPNVVYTELPWAEMLRDFIIEVVGEPVHLVGNSIGGYFVSIVASLWPSLVKSVILMNTAGNVIPEFSSRRFPSERQTSAAARLGAQLLLFYLRLNIRNTLKNFYPTKTNRADDWLINEMLRASYDPGVTVVLESIFSFDLSIPLNYLLEGYEEKVLILQGMKDPLLDSKAKLAMLKEHCTGLAIRELDAGHCPHDEQPQKVNSIVCEWVVAVERKLTANSYS; this is translated from the exons ATGGCTCTCCTCTCTTTCTCTCGCTCTTTCACTCTCCTTTCCTCGCCATTTCACTTCTTTTCTCCTCGTTCAATCCGCCGTCGCCGTTCCTTCGTTTGCTCGCTTTCTGCAGCTACCGATGTCCGCTCTCGTTCCGCCGTTCTCTGGTTCAAACACGACCTCCGCCTCGACGATCACCCCGCTCTCTCCGCCGCTGAAACGCACCGTTTTGTTCTCCCTCTCTATGTCTTCGATCGCCGTATTCTCTCTC GTTATTCTGATGATATGCTCGAGCTACTTCTCTTCGCATTGGAAGATTTGAGAAAGTCTTTGAAAGAACAAGGCTCCAATTTGATGATTCGATACGGCTGCGCTGAAAATGTCATTAAAGAGCTTGTAAAAGAG GTGAAAGCTACGGATGTTTTTATCGAAGAAGAGGTAGAGTATGAAATGCGTCAGCTGATTGGAGTTGTCAAGAAGACATTGGAAACGTCTTCGTCTTTAGATTGGAATCTGGACATTGTCATGTGGAGAACTCCATTCTATGATGTTAAG AATCTGAAGGAGCTGCCTGCATCATATAATGACTTTAAAAAACAGAAGTTAATACCAACTTCGCCTCTTTTTCCGGTCACATTACCTGTTGCAGAGACTGAGTTAGACTGGG GTCCTCTTCCTACTTTTAGCGATCTTAAGGAATTTATCAAAGAGAAACTAGGAAAATCGAAAGAGAGTTGGAATTTGATGAAAGAGATGCCAGCTGAAGTCTTATTGAAGGAGAATTTGTCAAAATCATCTGGAACCATACCAAAAAGTTTGAATGACAAAAGCATTGAGCAAAGGAGACTTGATAAGTCTGTTTTTGTTACACGGAAAGGTGATGTTGTGGGTGGTGGAACAAACACTCTGCTGAATGCACTGGCTGCATACCTGAGATACTTGGAAGGAACAGCACGAGATGACTGGCAaga AGTACATGAAAGGTTACGCAATGCTGAAACCCGTGAAGGGGCCTCTTTTACTTCCCTTTTCGGTCCTGCTCTTTGTCTTGGCATCATATCTAGAAGGAGAGTGCATTATGAAGCTATCAAATATGAGAAAGAGCGAAATGCTGGATTCTTATCTCCATTTGGATATTCTGCAGCCAGTGTTGCTGCAGCCGCTGATGCTGTGTGCTCCATGGAG TGGTTTTGGCTTTTGGCTCTAAAAAGTCAAGTAAGTAATGAAGGACTGTACTCTATACGGATTTGGAGGTGGCGTGGACATCTAATTCAG TATACAGTAGTTGGGCTCGAAGGTCCTGCTATTCTACTTGTGCATGGTTTTGGAGCCTTTTTGGAGCACTACCGTGACAATATAAATGCCATAGCTAAACATGGGAACCATGTTTGGGGCATCACACTGTTGGGATTTGGCCAATCAGAAAAGCCAAACGTTGTGTATACTGAACTCCCATGGGCTGAAATGCTGAGAGATTTTATCATTGAAGTTGTGGGCGAGCCTGTGCATCTAGTGGGAAACTCAATTGGTG GTTATTTTGTCTCTATTGTTGCTAGCCTCTGGCCTTCTTTGGTCAAGTCTGTCATCCTTATGAACACTGCTGGCAATGTCATTCCCGAATTTTCTTCCCGCCGGTTTCCCAGT GAGAGGCAAACCTCAGCTGCTGCAAGGCTGGGTGCTCAACTCCTTTTATTCTATTTGAGATTGAATATCAGGAACACACTTAAAAATTTCTACCCCACT AAAACCAACCGAGCTGATGATTGGCTTATTAATGAAATGCTGAGGGCA TCCTATGATCCTGGTGTGACAGTGGTGCTGGAAAGTATTTTCAGCTTTGACCTCTCAATCCCTTTGAATTATCTCTTGGAAGGATACGAGGAAAAGGTTCTAATTCTGCAG GGAATGAAAGATCCACTCTTAGACTCAAAGGCCAAACTAGCCATGCTCAAAGAGCATTGTACCGGTCTTGCAATAAGGGAATTGGACGCTG GTCATTGCCCCCATGATGAGCAGCCACAAAAGGTGAATAGCATCGTCTGTGAATGGGTAGTAGCTGTTGAAAGAAAACTAACTGCAAACTCTTACTCGTAA
- the LOC107931034 gene encoding protein EXORDIUM-like 3 has translation MHWVLPVLLAVIGVTALLVVTPVSGYRPWPYLKPNSSDLMFGGSKKFEGSSEFIHMRYHMGPVLTANITIHPIWYGRWQKSQKKIIREFINSISAVDSKHPSVAGWWKTVQLYTDQTGANISRTVLLGEEKNDRFYSHGKSITRLSIQSVIKSAVTSRTKPLPINPKSGLYLLLTSDDVYVEDFCGQVCGFHYFTFPSIVGYTLPYAWVGNSAKLCPGVCAYPFAVPQYMPGLKPLKSPNSDVGVDGMISVIGHEVAELATNPLVNAWYAGQDPVAPVEIADLCEGIYGTGGGGSYTGQLLNDKDGATYNMNGIRRRYLVQWVWNHIVSYCTGPNALDQ, from the coding sequence ATGCACTGGGTTCTTCCAGTGTTGCTTGCCGTTATCGGAGTTACTGCACTGCTCGTTGTAACTCCGGTAAGTGGGTACCGTCCATGGCCGTACTTAAAACCCAACAGCTCCGACTTAATGTTCGGAGGCTCTAAGAAATTTGAGGGCTCATCGGAGTTTATCCATATGAGATATCATATGGGTCCAGTCCTTACTGCTAATATCACCATCCACCCAATCTGGTACGGCCGGTGGCAGAAATCCCAGAAGAAAATCATCCGTGAGTTCATCAACTCGATCTCCGCCGTTGATTCCAAACACCCTTCGGTGGCTGGGTGGTGGAAGACCGTACAGCTTTACACCGACCAAACGGGAGCCAACATTTCCCGTACGGTGCTATTAGGTGAAGAGAAAAACGATCGTTTTTACTCCCACGGGAAATCCATCACGCGCTTATCGATACAGTCCGTTATCAAAAGCGCTGTAACATCCCGTACGAAACCGTTACCGATCAATCCCAAAAGCGGGTTGTACCTCTTGCTCACCTCCGACGATGTGTACGTCGAAGATTTTTGCGGCCAAGTTTGTGGGTTCCATTACTTCACGTTCCCGTCAATCGTGGGGTACACGCTCCCGTATGCATGGGTGGGTAACTCCGCGAAGCTTTGCCCAGGAGTATGCGCTTACCCTTTCGCCGTACCTCAATACATGCCGGGGTTGAAGCCGTTAAAGTCACCCAACAGTGACGTTGGAGTTGACGGGATGATAAGTGTGATCGGACACGAAGTCGCCGAATTAGCAACCAACCCACTGGTTAACGCTTGGTACGCCGGTCAAGATCCGGTGGCTCCGGTGGAAATTGCGGATTTATGTGAGGGTATATATGGAACTGGAGGTGGTGGGTCTTATACAGGACAGTTATTGAATGATAAAGATGGTGCCACGTATAATATGAATGGGATCAGACGGAGGTACTTGGTTCAGTGGGTTTGGAACCATATTGTGAGTTATTGTACTGGGCCTAATGCTCTTGatcagtaa